The nucleotide sequence TTGATTTCCCTCTATTCGGCAACATCACTACTAGCAGGTGTGACCGGTTCTGCTTCAGGTGGCCTTGGAATTGCGATGGAAGTACTCGCAGATAAATATATCCAATTAGGAATCGCACCAGAAGCAATTCATCGGATCGCAGCCATTGCGAGCGGTGGACTTGATGCCCTGCCACATAACGGTGCTGTTATTACAGCTCTTGCGATTGCAGGCTTAACACACCGTCAGGCATATAAGCATATTTTCTTTACAACTGTACTGGGACCAACGATTGCAGCAGTGCCTGCATTGATTGTAGCGATTATGTTTTATTCATAAGCTTATTTTTTTACACAGAAAAAGACTATAGTCTGAAACTGTAGTCTCATTAAATGGAGGAGTAAAAAATGACAAAGACCGCAGTACTTACAGGTGGTATTCGAACACCGTTTGGGAAGTTTGGAGGCTTTTTCAAAGATTTTTCAACGGTAGAACTAAGCTCAATTGTAATGAAGGAATTATTGAAACGCTCTGAAGGATTATCAGATAAAATTTCTAATGTGAATTGGGGTGTGTGTACGCAGGCTGAAGCTGAGGAAGTCGTCGCTCCAGTTATTGCACGGCAAGCGTTGTTAAAAGCAGGCTTACCCCCTGAGACAAATTCTATGACAATTGATAAGGCATGCTGTTCAGGGATGTCTGCTGTTTCACAAAGTGCTCATACCATTATGCGGGGAGATGCAGCGATTAGTATAGCCGGTGGTGCAGAGGTGATGAGTCGAACACCAATGATGATTCGGCCGCTCCGTTGGGGAAACCGTCTTGGAGATGTGAATATACGCGACCCGTTAAATGGTATTCGTTATATGGATTATAATCTCGTGTCGATTGATGCAGCAGATGTAGCTTTGGAGTATGGTGTATCACGGGAAGAACAGGATAAATGGGCGTACCGAAGTCAACAGCGGTGGAAACAGGCAAATGAAGGCGGGAAATTTAGCGATGAAGTAATGGAAATAACGAAAACAGACCGAAAAAACAATGTCTACACATGTAAGGAAGATGAATTTCCAAGACCAGAAACGACTTATGAAAAGCTTGCTTCTTTGAAAACAGTGCTT is from Bacillus tianshenii and encodes:
- a CDS encoding thiolase family protein; this encodes MTKTAVLTGGIRTPFGKFGGFFKDFSTVELSSIVMKELLKRSEGLSDKISNVNWGVCTQAEAEEVVAPVIARQALLKAGLPPETNSMTIDKACCSGMSAVSQSAHTIMRGDAAISIAGGAEVMSRTPMMIRPLRWGNRLGDVNIRDPLNGIRYMDYNLVSIDAADVALEYGVSREEQDKWAYRSQQRWKQANEGGKFSDEVMEITKTDRKNNVYTCKEDEFPRPETTYEKLASLKTVLGSSTVTPGNAPGLNDGAVGLMLMDAETAKQNNQPILAEIISTASVATNPRDIATVPALAIQKALEKADLTVDDLSLFEINEAFAAVPLVSTILLGEKNKEKIEEIRSKTNVNGGSIAMGHPVGASGARILLTLIHELRRNGGGYGAASICGGLAQGEAIIIKVPSE